The region CCCGCTGCTGCTGTGGTGGCGACCGAGCGGTTGGGGAGGGGCTGACGAGAGCAGGCGACGGCGCAGTGACAGGCGGCGCGGAGGGTGCCTCCGGGGCAACGATGGCAGAGGGGCCCGAGGAAGCCCGGAGCCGCCCTCCCGGGCAGGACGGCGGTGGCGAGGACCACGAGCCGGTCCCTTCCGGACCAAGCTctccgtcctcctcctcctcctcctccgccgccGCCCCCCGGCCCCCGGCTCTCACGACCGTCGCCGCGGCGGTCCCCGAGCCGGAGCCGCAGTGCGAGCTCCGGAAGCGCCGGGAGACGGGCGCAGAGCCTCAGGAGCCGGGGGGCTGCGAGGCGTCGGACGGGCCGGGGCGGCTGAGCGCGCGCGAGTACTCGCGGCAGGTGCACGAATGGCTGTGGCAATCCTACTGCGGCTACCTCACCTGGCACAGCGGCCTGGCCGCCCTCCCCGCCTACTGCGGCCCGCCTCCCGCCGCCCCTCAGCCCGCAGCCCCACCgccgcccccgccgccgccgcagctCGCTTACTACAACCCCTTCTACTTCCTAAGCGCTGCGGCGCCAGGGCCGGGGGCGGCCACGAGCGGCGGCGCCACCCCGACAGCCGTCGCGGGCCTGACGGCCCGGGCCCCGCACGTGCAGGCATCTGCCCGGGCGGTCCCTGTGACCAGGGTGGGCTCTGCAGCCCCTGCACGGACGGCGAGCGACACCGGGCGGCAGGCAGGTGAGAACGGGGTTGACGTGGGTGCGTAGGACATCGGAGGGATAGAGTAGAGGATTTTATTcatctgcctccacttcctatGTGTAGGATTACTGGTGGCCCgcggttctttttttaaattactgctACTCCTACCATCATTTATTTTTGGAAGGATCTCACCTTGTGGTCTAGGCTAACCTTAACTCAGTgtataggccaggctagcctcaaacttgcaataaGACTTCTGTGCAGCCTATAGGCTCTTACTACACTCCTGTGCTAGCCAAAGGGGTCTGTCGAAGGATCAGTGGGCAAGTATGCTCGCTCTTGAAATATGTAACTGGGGAACTGCTACTACCATTGACAGTTCGCACGTACATCTGCTATGGTTTGCCCAGGCcctaaattcttaaaaaaaaaaaaaaaaaaaaaaaaaaagtactgtgaGACAATGCTGATTGTTCTTCCCTTAAGACCTGGCACTACCAATAGATTCCCTTAATCCTGACACTAGCCCTTCTTGTATAGAGAGAGACGTATGCTTATCAAACCATCCTCTCGTTGATCTCCATGCTCTGGACAAGATCCAAAGCTAAACTTAGGTGGCAAGCGCACTGTTGGAGGATTGAGATTAGAatacgaggggttggggatttagctcagtggtagagcgcttgcctaggaagctcaaggccctgggttcggtccccagctccgggggaaaaaaaaaagaatacgaGAAATCACCAAGTTGGGCTGTATAAGGACAGTGGGACTGAAAGGCGATTGACATTACAAATGAGAACTTTGGCTGGGCCCAAGCCTTGAATATCATCTAGTAATCAATTCTGTGTAGTTACGAGTCCTAGCAAACTGTAGGAAAATTTACAGCCACTCTGCCGAGCCTGGGCCCGGAATGCTGGGATGACTGGCATAGCTTGCCACGTCCAGCTCATTATTAGATATTTTAGGAACATGTTCTCTTGATGGGATCATTGCTGTTGGCTGATTCAAggctatcattttttaaaaattaagttggaCCTTGACTTTACTTTGCCCCTTCATTATCTGACTTGGTTCTTAAGCTTGTGTGAGagattcctttcccttttcttcccgaTTTACAGGTAGAGAGTATGTCATTCCATCCTTGGCCCACAGATTTATGGCAGAGATGGTGgatttctttattctcttctttatAAAAGCAACCATTGTCCTGAGCATCATGCATCTCAGTGGGATAAAGTAAGTTAAGAACAGTCACTGTTAAGTAGCTGGGGCTGCTACTTAGGGATCTTGTTTTGTAAATTCTGCACATGCCCACAAGTAATTCTGAGTGATGGATGTCCAAGGCTAAGATGTCTCCATGAAATCTGTACTAGTTGTATTTGTTcccttatttattgttttaaagtgTATTTATGTGTAGCCAAGAGGTCTGCTTTGGGTGTCTTCTACTCTCTCCTgtgttttttgaggtagggtctctcacttAACCTGGAGCTTGACATTtcagctggactggctggccatcAAGTCCCCCAATCCACTGCTCCCCCATCCCAATGCTACATAGGTACATAGGTGTTCTGGGACCCACTCAGGGACTGACCTTCTTCGtaaagcactttacccactgagctgtcactACCAGCCCCTTTTTGGttttaaggaagaaacaaaggaggaaCCCCAATATGTTGTTTAAGATCTATGGGAAAGAGGTACAAGGAGTGAGGCTttggtggtacactcctttaattccagcactcaggaggcagtggcaggcagatcccagttcaaggccagccagaggtaCAGTTAAATACTATCTCAAAAGAGATTTTAATAGGTAAAAGGAGCCTTTAGACCTGGCTTGTTTTTTGTTAACCATTCTCTTGGGCCTGAAATGTATTAGTTTCCTTCTCATTGGCCTATGAAGCCTCTACCATGAAAGCACAAAGagcttcagtggttaagagtactcacTGCTTGTCAGttcccatgtcaggcagctcatcactgcctttaactccagctccagcttcTGCACACGCGTGGCATACATTTgtaataaacagagacacacacattttcaaagcACAAAGAGCCTGTGGTAGGTAGACTGTTGGTGATCAATTTCAGTGGGGTTGCTTAGAGTTGAGCACATTCTAATGCAAAGTTTGGCATTTACTTGAAAATCTCAAGTCTTAGGATAATGCCTGTTCCCACTTgctaagcattttctttttttttttttttttttttttttttggagctggggactgaacccagggccttgtgcttcctaggcaagcgctctaccactgagctaaatccccaacccgaagcATTTTCAATGAGACACTAATTTGGGTTTATGAGAAGATGTCAGAATCgaaaagaagatagaaaagtCAAGATACAAAGTGGTGTTAACCTTGGCATTGGGTGGTCCCTAACACTTAGCCTTTACTATGGTTTTTTCTTTTACACTTTATTTGGCAGTCAGAACACAGTTGCAGAACCTGACCTCTCCAGCCTAACATTCTgctttagtttctatttcatcACATAGTTTAACAGATACCACATTACTAATCAGTCTCCTCACTGTGAACTTGCTCCAAGGCTTTCTCTCCTGCCAGGAGCTCCTCCCACCTGGTCTGCCTGCCTTCTCGTCATCCTTTGGACTGTTGTGTACCTAGGAAGGCCGCACAGGAGTCTCTGTGACTGGTCTGCTTTCTGTGGTGCTCTGGCTCCCATCCCGGTCTACTTCTGATCTGTTTTTCCTTGCTCGCTTAGAAACCCAGTGGGATCTGAGACTTTCGGTATCCCCTTGCTGTGCTAGTGTGATGCAGTGGTAAGCACCATGGTCAGAAGCAACTCTGAGCAGTGTATTCCACCTTACAGcgtgtagtccatcactgagggggtCAGAGCAGGACCCTGCAGACAGGaactgattcagaggccatggaggagtgctgctcttCAGACTTGCCTACGGGCCAATGTGATggagatatttttcttaattgtagTTTCCCAGATAACCCAAGCTTATTTTAGGTTGACAAACCAGTCCGTCGTGTCAAAAGGGCTGGCGTCTTACTTGCAATGCTTTCCCTGAGTTACAAACGTGCCCCACAATCAGaaccttttgcttttatttactgaGGTTACTGCTATTTGTTGAGTGGAGTAATGGTGAGAGCCCAACAGCTTagaattccatttaaaatatatggtCTAATTAAGGGAAAATGGTACAACTGACCCAGAAACAAATTCCTTATAACCCCAAACCCTTCTTTCTGTGCAGGGAAATCTCTAAGTTTGCCATGCACTATATAATAGAAGAGATTGATGAAGACACATCAATGGAAGACCTGCAGAAAATGATGATTGTGGCACTTATATACAGGTTGTTAGTTTGTTTCTATGAGGTAAGCTGCTGACTAGAACAAATAACTGTTTTAGtggtataattttaaattatctacTAGGGAAAAAAAGTAATGACAATTtacaaatttttttaaacatgtcttcgtatttgtattttttcataatttttaaaattgacattttcaggtttaaaaaaagccataaatactaaattttgggggaaaaaaaggacatttcataATTGTCTTGTTATACATTtcagttttagaaataaaattacattcatAAGCAAATTTTGGTTCAGATATACATTATGCAcatatggatgtatgtgtgcatatatgtatgtatgcatgcattcatgcatggAAGCCagcccactgagctatatccaagtctctcttctttttgagaGCCTGagttctgtttcagttcctaaAAGGAGTTGGACTTCGTGCATCTCAGCTTACCTAGATGGAATGGCAGGTCTTGTGCCACCAGACCCAGCCTTTATTGAGTGTGTGTTTGCTGAGGCAGGGCCTCATAATGTACCCTGACATGATCTCAACCTTGCCAGCTATCTTTCCATAGTCTGGAGTTCTGAGATGGCAGGTATGTGCTAAGCCATCTTCATGGTTAAGTTTCTAGTATTCTATATAATTAGCACACCCAgtgtaccttttctttctttttgctagCCCTGTTTGGCCTGAACCTCACTGTAtgccaggctgactttgaactcacaaagatcccaagtgctgggactaaagaaaaatgtgtgcTAGCATACCTAGCATCATTCTTCGAAAGCACAAAGGGATTTGTTGGAAGAATGTTCAAAACTCTTTAAAATTGGCATAGTAAATTATTTCCAATTATCCTTTTTTCCTTAGATAATTTGCATTTGGGGAGCAGGGGGAGCTACCCCAGGGAAGTTCCTGCTAGGGCTTCGAGTTGTGACATGTGACACATCAGTACTCATTGCTCCAAGTCGGGTTTTAGTGATTCCTTCCTCAAATGTTAGCATCACAACGTAAGTCCTTTGTTTAGCTTAATCTACTTCACCCTTGCAAAAAGATTATAGTTGTCATCTTCCACTGCATAATACTGTCAGTTGACTACGGTGGCATATCCAGCAATGATGTAAGATCCTGCTGCGTGCTGACTTGATGCTGTGTGAAGCTTGTGAAAGTGCACTGGTTTCCATTCTCGGGATCTCTCCTACATTTCCTCAGACTGAGCCTGCATTAAGTGCACAGGGTTGTGTTCACTGTGCCCAAAATTACAGGCTGgtagttttttaaaatagttttttttcataGCATACACTGTAATATCTCCTTACAAGGAAGTTTATGAGCCTGTCTTTCCCTTGCTACCTTTGGTGTACATTTTCAAAATCGTTCTTATGAACTCTGTCACAATGGTAAGATATTGATGTTCTCTGGCTCTGTGGACTACCTGGTCTCAAACCACTTTGTTAAATAGCAGGCCTGCTGCAGTGGTACTCTGCCTCCAGCTCTTAGAGCTGTAGAGCGGTAACGCCCAGTCTTCATTGCCAGCCTTGGCGTGCAGCTCCACTGAGGGTGCACTGGTGAtggaagttggggaggagagtggACAGTGATCAGTTGAATCAAATCATTCCAGTTACAGAATGattcaagggaaagaaaacaagagaggagGCCAGGTTTTGCTGACATTGACACTTGTAAATTGCCTTACAACTTTGGTGTTTTAATTTTGGCTACTTCTTCTAATGACCAATAATGATTAGTGTTTATTGAGCATTTCTCAAATACCAGGCACATCAGTAACTTAACACAGCATTTTGATCTCATTTTCATAGTTGTGGAGCATAAATAGTAATTAGAAACCAACCAGTCTGGATTCAGAGTGCACAGTCAGCCAGCCACTGACAGGCAGGAATCTAACATTGTTAGGGTAATTCTGTTTTGAGCTATTGTTGAAAGCTTCTAGGACTTCTTTTAATTACTGGAGCCCGTACAGGAACTGGTTATGTTTCCGGTAAGATAGAAAGTAGGACTGCAGTAAGCATACTCAGTTCAGAAGATTCTAGAAACCCATTGGAATTCATAACTGTGGAAAAGGTAAGCAAAGAGATATTCTTTCCTTCTGACAACTGTTACTCTGTTTCCTCGTTGGTGTTTAGATGTTTACTAACAACCATGTATATCAAAAAGCTCTAGTCTTCTATGTAGCTTTCTTTAGAATAGAACAGGCAGTTGGACTATATTGTTTGAAAACGTGTGTAGACATCTGACTTGCTGCTTCTGCTTGTTTCCTTTAGGTCCACCATTCGAGCTTTGATCAAGAATTTTTCTATTGCTTCTTTTTTCCCTGCTTTCATCACATTGCTGTTTTTTCAGCATAATCGAACAGCCTATGACATTGTAGCAGGAACCATTGTGGTAAAAAGAAATGGGGTCAGATGATGCCCCAAAACCCTGAATTCCACTCTTAGGAATAATGACAAGACTAAATTATGTATCAAGGCCAACATTATCTCTGCGCTACATTAActgatgatttaaaaattaaagcagtcACTCTGGTGTGATGCAGGGGACTGTTCTGAAAGTGTTGACTGTACTTAAATGTCAAGGAACTTTTCCGGAAGGAAAAACTATTAAATTCAAGTGTTAAATATTTATAGGACAACAAAAGTTTCATAATCAATATATAGGTAAATACATACTTTAACATTTAAGATAACCAAAATTTGCTGGAAGCATTTTCAGCTTTAAATTCTCTAAATCAAACTTTAAATTTTGGCTTATCCTAGCGTGATTGAGAAATATCCAATTGTGTTTTATAAACACCTGCAGAACTCCCTCAACTCTTCTTACAGACCCTGCTGCTTATGAGCATTGAGAAAGAGCATCAATTCAATAACCCACTTACTCCCTGGGAGAAGAGGGAACGTGAGGAAGACCTAGGAGTCCCTCATCCCACACTTCCAGGATAGTCTAGTTTGGTGTAGTAGTGGCGGGATATTTCAGTTTCTTACTGCTTATGTATTTGGAGGCAAGATTTTCATGATGATGAAAATGTACTGAGTCATATatcattgatattttaaaaaggtaaGTTAGTGATTGCgttcggggggggggggtcattGTAAATTCACATACCCTAAAATCCAACTATAAATATGTGGGAGGAATATCCATCGAACATTCCCAGTGTGTGTTCTCCAGTGTTCTGAATGTACCTGTAGATTCTCTATGTACAGCAAATCCCTAATGCACTGCTGTGTTCTCTACAGTGCCATAACTGTAAAACATCAGGTGTTAGAGTGTACTTTGTGACTAACTTAAATACTAGCAGGTTCCCATTATGAACTGTTGTTTCATCATCTGTGGACTTTAGCTTCTTTGAGCTCTTCTTGGTTGTAGTATCATTGTACTTTGCTCTCTGTTGGAGAAACAATTGggtttatgtctgtgtgcttttgTTATGTCACAGTCAGCTAGCTGTACCAAATGTTAGTTTAAAACTTTACTTCTTACTCATTGTTGTATAGGATTTTCCCAAAAAACACTAAATTGTATTGCACAAGAGAGCAGTCTTTGTTCCTGGGTTTTAAACAGCAAGAGCATGCCATGTGTTATTACATCAATCTTaagtgagcttttttttttttgacatttaaaactgTGAAAATGCATTTAATGTCTAGATAACTTTTAAATATCTCCTAATAGCTCATTGTTCATCAACCATGGTTTCTTCtggtaaataattttatttaaataaaacttcaCAGGAAGCCTATTATTTGTCAAGAGCAGTACATAGAGCATGTACTTGTGGCTCTGGCAAGACTTTAAAAAGCTCTTCTTACTCCACACTACAAATCAGGAAGCTGCTGCGAACGCCTGCCACTGACACAATTCAAGTTGAAATGCGCTTCACCCACACAGCTCTGGAGTACTGATTATTGTTTCTACTCCGATTATTGTAGTTTTCACtgaggatatttttatttatacagtaAAATAAGTAGTTAAATTTGTTATAAATACTGCAGTTTGCTAGACAAGTTCTTTAGATCCAGCTGTGGATTCAAGCTGTGCCATATAGGATGTAATAAAGTATTGCTTTGCCTCCACAATAGAACCTCAATCTGGTGTAAGGAGAAAGGGGAATCTGGCACTTTTTTTCCTCATAGGGTTATGTAATGGAGCATGTGAGTGAAGAATTTACAGAAATACTAATTTCCTGTGTCAAAGTGTAATTCTCATGCTGAAGCTGTATCCTAAAAGGGCAAAATGAAGTTGAGAAATGAAGACATTCTTCATGAGCATGCCCTAACCCGAAACATCAGGACTGGAGTCTTGCTGCTGCATTGCCATTTAGTTTAAATAGCCGGCACGTGATTAAGGCACTGAGTCTCGGTACTCACCGCTGAGTGTGTTCTGAAGTAGGATATTCTACACTCTGGGTAACAGCACGACGAGCAGCCTTACTGAGTATTCTTCGTGACCATAACAAACACATGCCCCTTCAGTGTTCGCTGCTTGCTCCTGCCTACAAAGCACGTACTCCATTGCCATGCCTGACCAGTGACTGTTTCACTGTAGTACATGTCTGTTTCTggcaaggaggagaaaggagttgAAATTTTGTATTTGCAATTTGGGTTTCTGAAGGAAGATGGGGCATTAAACTTTCATTATCTCTTTGAGGACAATGCCTAGATTAACAGTATTCCTAAACTCTTGACAGGTACTGGTTCAGCTCCTGGCCATCCTCCATTTGCATAACCAAAGACCAAAGTCCTTACTCGTGCCTGGCTGGTATGCGTAGGTTTCCTTGTAGTTCACTATAGTAGGACTTGCCCTGCAAACAGTATCTAATGGCTCACCTATaataaaacattctatttttaatatttgtatgtcACCAGTTTGTACTTTATGTCTCAATAAATACTTAATCAGTGTCAAGAGTGTTGTCTCTGCCTATTGCTGCAGTGGATCAAACTATGTTCTTTAATAGGCCTGGAGCTGTGGTTCAGTGATAGAACCTACACTATCCAAATACCTATGAAAAATCCCTTGTTTAAGAAGtacaagttggggttggggatttagctcagtggtaagcaaggccctgggttcggtccccaactctgaaaaaaaaaaaaagtacaagttACCTGCACATGAGCTCAGCTTCATGTTAAATTCACTCAGAGCTGTTAGCCATTACAACAGTATCAGATGGGAAAAGCCCATTTCCTCAAGGGCAGTTATCTGAGTGTGGTAATTCCACTGTGTAGGAATATTGCTGCAAATTTaatgccagcctggactacagtatAAGACCCTATCTTTAGGAA is a window of Rattus rattus isolate New Zealand chromosome 14, Rrattus_CSIRO_v1, whole genome shotgun sequence DNA encoding:
- the Fam8a1 gene encoding protein FAM8A1 isoform X1, which encodes MAEGPEEARSRPPGQDGGGEDHEPVPSGPSSPSSSSSSSAAAPRPPALTTVAAAVPEPEPQCELRKRRETGAEPQEPGGCEASDGPGRLSAREYSRQVHEWLWQSYCGYLTWHSGLAALPAYCGPPPAAPQPAAPPPPPPPPQLAYYNPFYFLSAAAPGPGAATSGGATPTAVAGLTARAPHVQASARAVPVTRVGSAAPARTASDTGRQAGREYVIPSLAHRFMAEMVDFFILFFIKATIVLSIMHLSGIKEISKFAMHYIIEEIDEDTSMEDLQKMMIVALIYRLLVCFYEIICIWGAGGATPGKFLLGLRVVTCDTSVLIAPSRVLVIPSSNVSITTSTIRALIKNFSIASFFPAFITLLFFQHNRTAYDIVAGTIVVKRNGVR
- the Fam8a1 gene encoding protein FAM8A1 isoform X2, with product MAEGPEEARSRPPGQDGGGEDHEPVPSGPSSPSSSSSSSAAAPRPPALTTVAAAVPEPEPQCELRKRRETGAEPQEPGGCEASDGPGRLSAREYSRQVHEWLWQSYCGYLTWHSGLAALPAYCGPPPAAPQPAAPPPPPPPPQLAYYNPFYFLSAAAPGPGAATSGGATPTAVAGLTARAPHVQASARAVPVTRVGSAAPARTASDTGRQAGREYVIPSLAHRFMAEMVDFFILFFIKATIVLSIMHLSGIKEISKFAMHYIIEEIDEDTSMEDLQKMMIVALIYRLLVCFYEVHHSSFDQEFFYCFFFPCFHHIAVFSA